TTTTGTTTGCGACCAAAAATGTTGCGACGGATACGATCCGTCGCAAATGCTGTTTTGCGACGGAAATGagggctttagcgacggaaatttccgtcgctaaagccctgTTTTCTTGTAGTGCATATGCATCAAAATCAaagctaaaataaaattaaaatcatactTAATCGATTAAAACCAAAAACATAAACTAATCGAAAGAGAACAAAAAACTTCAAAGATAAATTCGAATAGGCCAGTATAACATATAAGTAACCTCAAATAATCATAATAAcacattaaaatcaaaaattagatTTCAAAATTAAGGTTGTCTTTCAAGACAATCTTGAATGCGCATATTAGCTAACTTGTCAATACGTTTTACAAGCAATAACCCTTGTCTGATTATGCGAGCACAAAAGTTAGTTTCCGTAAATGCTGGATTGCTTGTGTTATTCACATGAAACATTCTGCAAGTGAATATATAACAAATCAGGTGCATTGTCCCATTTAATGAGAAATGGCAGCCACATTATATTAAAGATTAAACAAATAGTAATGAAAATAAACAAACATCAAGTTTATTAACGTATTTGCTCCATATTTGATGAAGCCAGAACATGTGTCACCTAAGTATCTCATATATATCCTAAAGCAATTAGTATCAAATACCTTTAACTGGTCTGTTGAAACTAACATGAGAATGGAGCCATCACGGTGCATGACACCTCCGTAATCCACATCATCACCCTGCAATTCAATAAGGAACCAACTATTACAAAATGTGGATATAGAGAAATAAGCAGAGAATGTTGCTACAAATATCCTAGTTAAAGTTAGACCTCCTTTTGAACTGGAAATTGACTACTTACTGGCTTCCATTAAAAGGAGGTCTAAAGATTTTAGGTTCTCCATCCTTCCCGTCATCATCTTCACTGCTGATTTTATGTGGTGTCACCTGCATAAACCAATATGTATTCATCATTTAGTGATGCGTAGTAGTGACCATTTTCCATTACAAAATCAACTTTATAGTTATAAATTAATACCGGTTTATCCTGAGAACCATCACCTGTAAGTTTCAAGTAAAAACATTATTTACCCTGAGAACCATCAGCTTTCTTAAGTAAATAGTCATAATTAGTTGACAAGAGCTTTGGGCGTCTCCTCTTCCACATAGCTCCAAATGCATCCCAAACGGCTTTGTACCAAGAAGATACACTTTTGCTTGCTCCATAGATTGAAAACATAGAACTGAATACCCAATTTTGAAATCAATTgaacaatatttttattcacCATTAATTGTTAAATGAAATTGCAAATTTAGATCCTTGTAGATTTAGATTGATGTAAAGAAGATAGAAAATATCAATGAATATGAAAGAAACGACGACTGTAATTTCAGTAATATATCGCCATATCTCGAGAACTATTACTTGATGCAATCTAAATCGTATTTactgatttttgatttttgagcGTAAGCGTCATTGAAGCATATTATTCTAATTCACACaccaaaaaaaatgttaaaaccATCTTTGAAGCATATTATCAAACAGGTAAAGTGCAATTGCTGTGTGTTAACATAATAGCAAAACACAAATCCattaaaattaaagacaaattgCTAGTAAAGAAATTGCTTATGAAGTCAAAAGTTCACATCAGGATGCAAATTACTTATGAAGTCAAAAGTTCATATCAGAATGCGAAATagaaaattagaatttaatcaGTGAAATTTGCATAATCTCACCTAAAACTTCCACAATCTGCACTTCTTCAGACCTTAATCGAATAAGAATTGCTCTGAAACTATGCATTTACAACAGGAATATCAAAATCAATGGATAATTGATTGCAAAATCAAAATCGATCAATCAAAccctaaaattaaaactaactgaaatttataaaaatcaaagaGAAATTAGGAAACAATAATTTGATCTAATACATATAGATGATAAGTAACAATTAATTACTTCGAAAATTGTTTAATtgatcaaatgaatttttttgttcagCGTTGATGATGTCtctgaaaaaagaaaagagaagaacAAAAGACAAGGAAAATATCGGCTCCGAAAGAATGATTAGGCTGAAATCAGTTTTCCTAAAACTATTTAAATAACCAATCTTCATTTTAGAGATGGTTTAAGCCGTCTGAGTTTACCTTCTAAATTGATGACCGTCTCTGTGAAACATcgttacatttttattttataaaacttgCGGTGCTTATTAAAAGCGTCTTAAACTGTTCGTTGCTAAAAACCTTTTTTGGTGTAGTGAACAAACGtaatttgtaattataaatgaatGGCCAACTGAAAAGCCGAAAATActgaaaaagattgaaaatcTCTGCGTTAGTACAATAAAAGTTGTCATATGACTCATTTGATTGATCATGGGAAGTAaacaaaatgtatttttaaacaAGCATATAATCATAGAATTTTAAACAAATagcatatatatattgtattatgattacatgcacaaaaccTAAAATATGATGTACAGGcgaagttaattttaaaaatttactatcTTAATATCTTATACAACtactattatatatttatgaGAATTATACGAATTTTAGGTATTTACatccaaattaaattaaacaaattgttaaaaagcCTGTATTAAGTGGGAGGTTCGAGCGGTGGAATTTTGTGACTAGCCTTTCTGAAGGCTTACTTAAGTGTCAGATTCCGCCGCTAAGAGGTGGCCGGGCTCCGCCAGGAATTTCCTCGTTACCCAAAAAAGTTACTATTTTTTGattgtttaatatttatttccAACTAAGTCGATGCCCGCGCATTGCTCGGATTTGATAATAAAGtttacaataaataatttttttataatatcttattttgatatatgaaaaatttgaataataaaaaatttaaataattctttcATTACATGATCATATATAGTTATAAAGCTAAAAACACGTAGAATTTCATGCACATCACCAACaagcaaataaagaaaaataatatcattcGAATATATGCTTTCTAACTATAAATTAACGATATGcgtgcttttttttttctcctaCAATAAAAGCACATCAATTGAgcataaacaataaaaaattacctataagtaattttactttttgtgaaatataaatatattttgtcattttaaaagatgaaaaatacCTACCTTTTTTTTAGTATTCAAGTGCATACATGTATATAAGAtaagaaattatatatatgaaatttggttgatgtttctaatttatatatagaaaaatagtcttttcatatttataacttacaaatattaataatataaaagaattttaaaatttcatagtAAATgactttaaaaagttacaattaattaaatttataactaattaaaaataataattgatttcATAATTTGCAACATTAATGATGTATAAAAgaactctttaaattttttttttatatcacaATGGATTTAAACctttattgtttaaatttaaaattaactttttaataaaactttttttctttaaattttaatttcataattttaattttttttaaaatgcaatGAATTTAaaccttcattttttaaatttaaaattacgtttttaatcaatttttttaaaatatattttatgtcataatataaaaagtaaataattttttttgatgaatagaaatttcattaaaagccacaagaagtggcaaaacCGCTACTCAAAgttttcgcacaagaagtggcacatTAAAAATGGCACACTAGAGGCTTAGGCAATGGGCAACGGACAAACACACAATCACAAGTTCGAAAAAAGAATACAAAatggatttctaaaaaaatccaaacccaAGTATGaaaaactcctattacaaagCTTATAAAGGAAAGCCGCCTTgttaaatcaattgaaaatcaTCGTTTCCTTCGCAATATCCGCACTCTGAAAAACTCTTGAATTCCTACTTTTTCAAATCTCCCAAACAATCATAAACCAAATAATCTCCCAAAGTTTCCGGTAAGGACCCCTTGGAACAATAAATTGCCACAGCaccataaaatcaataaaagtaGAAGGAAAGGCCCAAACAACGTCCAATTTTCGAAAAACATCAATCCAAACACTCCTTGCAAAGCTACAGTGAATGAAAAGATGATCTCGCGTTTCTCCAATAGCACAAATCGAACACAAGGAATTATCAATAGGAATTATCAATAgttttgtaaataattaaacaaaactattcaaattttataacttatattaaactttttaaaaatttcataactataaatttattgtgtgtttaaaaaatagttaattaaattatataaataaaaattaaaatatatttaaatatagttGTACAGCTGGATGAAATATAGGAAGACACTTGGCAAAATTGTGTGAAAGCTCTTTTGGAgttcaatttctttaaattttaatttcataattttaattttttttttgaaaatacaatGGATTTAAatcttcattttttaaatttaaaattatatttttaaccaaatgtcttttttgaaatatattttatgtcataatttaaaatgtaaataattaaacaaaactcttcaaattttataacttatattaaactctttaaatttcataactataaatttattgtgTGTTTAAgaaatagttaattaaattatataaataaaaattaaaataaatttaaatatagttGTACACGTGGATGAAATATAAGAAGACACTTGACGAAATTGTGTGAGATCTCTTTTGGAGttcaatattataatatatatagatagatatagatatatagatatagatatagatagatatagatatagatatattaaataatttagttaCCATTAAATAATACCAATGTTATATTCAATCAACGTTTTTCTTTTCCACATGCCAATAACTTgacattttgaatataaaataggCTTAATCCATATATAGGTTcctgtactttacacatttttttttcataggtctttatactttatttttgtattatttggtccctttacttatctatttttgattttcaggtcctttatgAGTCTTTTTCGGTCCTTTTGTGtggctggaggaaacaaaaattgtaagtagagggactggaggaaacaaaaattgtaagtagaggaactgaaaaaaactcacaaaggacttgaaaatcaaaaataggtaagtaaagggatcagataatacaaaaataaagtataagaaccaacagaaaaaaaagtgtaaagtacagggacctttATATGGGTTTGGCCTACAAAATATTTCCTccggtttataatatttatcgcatttgaaAAATTCttttggttcataatatttgtcaattTAGAATCTCAAGAgaatattaattgttatttttccatgtttaccccctcattaatttattataaaaatataataaacaaataaaaataatagtcaTAAATGCAAACAAGTTTCAATGGagataatttagtaaaattatctataaattaacacatattaattgttttcttaatttttttattaaaattaaatacaataaatattatgaatcgGAGGGAGCAGTATATTTAGCATAAAAAGAACActttaaaataatactatttcCGCGTGTATCCATTTATGTTCAAGTGTTATTTTCATATCTGCATTTGTATttatgtagttttttttttatataattagggAAGAGTAAAAAGAGTGCAACCGACATTTATATGTCTAGGTATTTTACACGTTGATGGAATAACACCTCCAACAGTGGAGAAGTCTGTGAAAGTTGACAAACTACTTTTGAAATTGACAATTCAAGAGAGATTGCTAAGAATTCTATTATGAGATGGttaatttgtataaaataaaatttaaagggctaattgtataaaatttaaaattacgcaaccatattttttagaaaaattaaaatttgaaggagcaattttacaaaaaaaataataatttgtggGGCTGTCGCTACCTGGGGCATAAGGCTGGTTCCGCCCTTGTGGCTGATCCCTTTGCTTTTAATTGCTGCAATTTTTTACTAGTTAAGCAAAATGATATCATCCACGGAATACAAAGgacttgaagaaaaaaaaaataaaacaaaccaagtattatttatttattataggtATAAATTAGTTCCTAcaaaaactaataattaaaaatgcataaaacgtcaaataaacaaaaagctCATAATCTCTAGTCTGGAGCTTGAAATGCAGGAATGCACATTATTTTGAAGTAGAAGATAACTTAGTTCATACATGGCGCGGAATGGGAATCACGCATAGATCGTATTTCCTGACAGTCGAAGTGCGGAACTTCTCGGTCATGTCGAGTTGTTCTTTGTCGATACCGTCGGGGAGGTCCCAATCAAAGTTGAAGAGTAATTGTGCAAGTACAAGCTCCACATTAGCCATGGCAAATGATATACCTGGACATACCCTTCTTCCAGCACCAAAGGGCAACAATTCAAAATTATTTCCCCTAAAGTCCACTCGACCATCGCTAAATCTCTCGGGTAGAAACTTTTCCGGTTCAATCCAATATTTAGGATCCGTTCCGATAGCCCATACGTTTACTAACACTCTACTCTTGGCTGGTATGTCATATCCATTGATTTGGACATGGTCGTTTGTTTCTCTGGGAGGCAGTAATGGACCCGCAGGATGCACTCTCATTGTTTCTTTGATAACAAGCTTTAAATACTTTAATTTATCGAACTCTGTTTCTTCAACTATTCCTTTTTCTCCAAAAACTTGTCGCACCTCTGCTTGCGCTTTTTGCATCAGTTTCGGATTCTTAATCAATTCTGACATCGCCCATTCGACAGTTACAGCCGATGAATCAACCGCTGCAAGGAACATATCCTACATATATCAAAGTATTAGAAAGCCTAATGAGAAAtcacaaaaatttaatatttattgcaAGTCAAGATTCTTTAAAATGAAGACTTAAATGGAGACTGACGtgacaatatattttatttcatcACCATAAGAGATCGAAAAGGTGATATGATCTGaaataaaatttgaactttTGGTACTGCTGATTTGATACCGAATTTGAAATATGGCTCATAATTTAAAAGgcatattaaaatgaaaaaacaagtGAAGGTATAATTAATGATTTACCAATATAACCGCTTTGATAATGTCCGTTGTTAATGGAATTTCAAGCTTTCCGTGCTCTTGTAGATTTAACAGAACATGGACGAGATCTTCATCCTCGGTTTCAATCGTTGACGAGGCCCTGAAATTCTTATGCTCATCGATTATGGTGTTAAGCACGACATCAATTTGTTTGTGCAGTTTGTTGAGTCTATACCGATTTCCTGTAATGAAATCGAGGAATTTGACAGAGGGGAACAAGTCAGCAAAATTAAAGCCCACAATTTGATCTATAACTTTGGTAGAGAGCGGAATGAATTGTTTTTGGACAGTGCATTTTTTGCCGAAGGCTGCTCTTGAAATGAGAGTGCATGATAATAAAGTTAACATTTTGGTAAGATTGACAACAGATCCTGCGCTGGATGAAATACGAGCGATGAGATTGGATACTTCTTCTTCCCTGACAGGTCGGAATAATTGCACACGTTTCGGACTAAGCAGCTCTAATATACAGAGTTTCCGCATTTGCCTCCAGTGATCACCGTAGCGCGCAAAAGCAATGTCAGCAGCCTTATAGAATATGATATCAGAGACTATCAGAGACGGCCTTTGCGCGAATATGATGTCGTGCGTCTTCAACGCTTGTGTTGCGGTCTCCGCTGAGGAGATCACAAATGTCGGAACTTGCCCAATTCGAAGCTGCATAATGGGGCCGTATTTCTTCGCCAAGTCGCCAAGTTTACGATGGGGTAGATCGCCCATTATATTGTGCATATTTCCTATGATAGGGAGCTTCCATGGTCCGGGGGGCAAGTTTAGAGGTTTGGTacctttaaatttctttaaaattgcCCTCAGGACTAACCCAAAGAAGGAGAGGCTAAAAATAAGCAACAACATTTTAGAATTAGTTGGAGATAATACATGCCATCCCCTACCCTCTTTATATATCAATTCCTGCTTACCACACTGGTCAACAACTTAGAAAATTTTGGCTTCTTGACATAATATTacaacaaaacataaaataattgaaCCAAAATTTCCTGCAGCCCAAATATTACATGGCAGCCTAGAAGAATGCGATTTAGTACTACTGTCGTCCATTGGCTGCTTAATTCATTATTACGGCCGGAGTCGGCTTTCTTGACACAATATTAcacaataaaacataaaaaaaaacaagatttttatcaaataaaataggagaaaaaaaaataaaatttatgttgcTATTGATTTGATAAGCTGATTAAAGAGCCAAATAACattatttcattattattaaaTCATAAAGATCACTTATCTTATGAATAGGCCaccataataaataaattttttttcatagttAGAAATATTAAGTGTAATTCATggtgaaaaataataaatttttaatatgataCAAAaaccaatgtttttaaaaccggactgAAAAACGAACCGGCTTCCTCGAGGGTTCATGGTTCGATAAGTTCAGTCCTGTTCAACTGGATtggatcaaattttttaattttaacaaatataaattatttaaatcaaaaatatataatattaaaaattaaagataaaatttgtGAAAAATGTCGAATGATACGTAGACGGGGACGAATTATAGTAATTTGCTTTAACCCAAGACATAAACAAAGACAATGATAAAGtatttgaataaataaattttttaaattttatttgtaaaatataattataaatgaacACTTTGTAAGAgtatacaaaataattatttgtataaaagaaaaaaatatttgtttattttaataaataataattattaaattaaaattatataataaaagtataaataaaaatataatctattcaaataaaattaaatatgtaaaatataattttaattgattcaaaatggtgatatatttaaaaaaaattacttattaaataatattggtgtagcatttttgtaaaaaaaaatagggTGCATGTTAGgagtaatattttcaaaatcagACGAGAAATCAAATCGGCTTCATGAGGAGTACACGGTTCGACttgaattttagaattttaatacaaaaaatcaaaaactttaaattttttgtgcgtgcatttttaattttaaacataaatttgatctttttaagtaaattaataataaaaataaattacatttaATGTAGTAATGAAattaatatgttatatttattaaaagagttaatttatgagataatttaatatttaatatttaattttaaattttcgtattaataaattttattttcatatattaaattattttgaatgaaaaaaaaagcaCATTTTTTTAGGGTAAAAAAAAAGCACATTTAAATATACTAGGATGAATGCAATAGCTATGAGGGTCTATGACATAAAGTAGAagtttgtgaaaaaaaaaagacataaaaaaaaagacaaatgtCAATCTTGTCATGTCCCCTTTAAAACAACGAGAATTCAAAACCCGGAGCAGTCCGATTTTGTCAGTAAACCGTGTTTTTCGGTTTAAACTGATTCCCATccgattttttaaatataattttatacttAACCAGGTCCGACCGATcagtccggtccggttttaacaacattaacaaaaatataagacaaatattttgtttttgtaaatcaCCAAAAAGAAGCAATATATTGCTATAGGCCAAATAGAATAACATTCAGCAAAAGCTAATAcaacatataattttaataattatataaatatattattattttaataagtatataaaaaaaattcgtaaATCAAATATGATAAAAGAAGTTAAAGAATTATTTTATCATGCGTCAGGTAAACTTAATAGTTAAATAAGGACTTCATATGTTCCGAATTAATAAGTcgtctaattatttttaacattttaaattatagacATTATTCTGTatttaataaacaatttaaggataaaattttatttatgatatgTATGATTATCTCtaaatgaattaattatttcatGTTTCAATACAAATTGCACCAATAAAACAAATAgtcattaataatattttttttggaaattttttctattatataTTGCTATTGAAATGAAAAGTCAATTTTTAGTCACAAACtccaaaattttaataaattatttatgtatctaaaaaattataaaaagataaaataaaaagcgcagtaaaataatcaattttgatCGATCTAGttgtattatttaatttttatattagtttaaacgAATTAGTTTTAGGGACCGAGaaagtatttttttatcaaaatataatgaaTATTGAAAAACACaagaatttttaatattaattacaaAATCGGTTTACCGTTCATCACTTCCTATACGAAAGTAAAAAATGGCTGGCTCCAAGAAGAAAGCTAATTGATTCAATGCTTTGAATGTTATGAGCGTATCCTGTTGGCcagttattaatttaaaaataaaagaggtGATGGTTTAATCATTTATTCATTGTTTGACGAGTTTAATCAAAAATTACATATACTTGAGGGTTTGGCCTGTTGGCTAAGTCTCAACAGTACATGGAGAGGTTAGGGGTTCGACCCTTCCACTTTTCAAATTGTGGTTTGTctgtttaattattaaaaaatacatgCTAACTCCTACTAACCCCGCTAACAAATAACTTAATGTAGATCTATCTCAGATTAAAAAAGAAGTCAatacttaaaatataattaaaaattaaaaatatagaatagTTTGTAAATTCAATATGCTCGGTTTTGCTTACACTTATGGAAACCTAAAGCCTGGATTGAAATGAAATCACCCAATAGTACTAGGAACATTTTTAATGCGGACCATTATATGTTACCAACATGCGGATCATAAGATAATATGCATCAtaaccaatgggagttggtccaagtggtaagcggcttggtatcgcttaagcaaggtctcgggttcgagtccttgtgaatgcagaaaattcccactggaagactcacccaccatgccaggtgcgcgacacgggtcggatccggattagtcagggcgaagccttggaaaccggatgggcttaccaaaaaaaaaaaaaaaaaaaaagataatatgCATCATATAAAAAGGTTCAAATCTGTGGACATAATTAATTCTTATAATTTGCTATCTTATTAAACTTGTCGATTTAGCAATATACCTCAAATATAAGGCCTTataaaaaaaagctaaaattttcatgaaaatttcaaaaaaattcaaatctttcaattttatccaatttgtcttaAAACGCATGATAtagtttcaattatatccaactacacaattttgtTTATGTGGCGCTGATATGTGGTATTGCCACATTAAGGCCACGTAAACGCCACATGAGGAAAATTATatagttggacattattgaaataaaattatatattttaagacaaattggataaaattgaaaagtttgcttttgtaaaaatttatgaaaaatttggcgtttttttattcatttggactaaatataaatattatattatgcAACCAACAATAGAGATAGCCTCTAATCATTAGCCAAAACTGGGAAACACCATAAAATTAGAAATAccgaaaataaactaaaagctTGTAAATCTTGGCATATGGCTCTCATTTAACTGATCATGAGAAGTAAGAAATATGTAATTCTAAACAAGCATTTTATCATAGaacttataattaaatatacataATAGTGATATTATTCCAATTATATGTGCAAATCTTAATACAAGATGTGTAGGtgaaattgattattttaatttatatctttAATACATAAGATAACTTTTATTACATATTCATGACAATCTTATAAATTTTAGGTATTTAGTTGATATATAACTAATTAGATGATTGTTAGCTTCTATTTTCTTGACAATacaaattttagatttataCCCTATTGAAATTGGATATGGATATACATTAAAAGCATATAACAATTTCATCATATGCATATAACAATTTCATCATATGCATATAACAACTGGATTGCTAAACaccgcccctttttacttagcaccgcacagcCACATTACATATTTGcccttttcactttttgaataaaaaaccaattcataaacaaaaaatctaaatcctctcaactcattcaactttttacaaatttatattttacgaAAATGCCGGATTCCGAACGAGATGGAAATCGACAACCTCCggtaagttttatttttttaatttcgatcttttttttaaaacgattaaaaaaagAGACGTCGggatttcacgtcccctcccctcttccggaggggacgtgaaatcccacgttccctccggaagagggaacgtggattgc
This region of Mercurialis annua linkage group LG1-X, ddMerAnnu1.2, whole genome shotgun sequence genomic DNA includes:
- the LOC126680410 gene encoding uncharacterized protein LOC126680410 is translated as MFHRDGHQFRSFRAILIRLRSEEVQIVEVLVLCFQSMEQAKVYLLGTKPFGMHLELCGRGDAQSSCQLIMTIYLRKLMVLRVTPHKISSEDDDGKDGEPKIFRPPFNGSQVMMWITEVSCTVMAPFSC
- the LOC126680363 gene encoding cytochrome P450 71D11-like; amino-acid sequence: MLLLIFSLSFFGLVLRAILKKFKGTKPLNLPPGPWKLPIIGNMHNIMGDLPHRKLGDLAKKYGPIMQLRIGQVPTFVISSAETATQALKTHDIIFAQRPSLIVSDIIFYKAADIAFARYGDHWRQMRKLCILELLSPKRVQLFRPVREEEVSNLIARISSSAGSVVNLTKMLTLLSCTLISRAAFGKKCTVQKQFIPLSTKVIDQIVGFNFADLFPSVKFLDFITGNRYRLNKLHKQIDVVLNTIIDEHKNFRASSTIETEDEDLVHVLLNLQEHGKLEIPLTTDIIKAVILDMFLAAVDSSAVTVEWAMSELIKNPKLMQKAQAEVRQVFGEKGIVEETEFDKLKYLKLVIKETMRVHPAGPLLPPRETNDHVQINGYDIPAKSRVLVNVWAIGTDPKYWIEPEKFLPERFSDGRVDFRGNNFELLPFGAGRRVCPGISFAMANVELVLAQLLFNFDWDLPDGIDKEQLDMTEKFRTSTVRKYDLCVIPIPRHV